A genomic region of Bactrocera dorsalis isolate Fly_Bdor chromosome 3, ASM2337382v1, whole genome shotgun sequence contains the following coding sequences:
- the LOC105230176 gene encoding antitrypsin: MSFRAHVKRNLSSSAAASTLFQSDLIYVTAKHEPTSNFVISPVAIRSLLTIISISVIREPHRELLAAMGLKSSHQGVQEFKACRNANKDEFVFTQHNAIYVDNRFEIDMAFRVTCLEQFQTRPENINFEQLERITHHVNTWINEQTEDQIRTRIAADTMDVLQHNLLISIGRFESKWRKAFPKKFLTKSDFWLTPTEKVEVPMMHDYCELPFGELDELKATALVLPYRNLNVKLIILIPKEIDGLPKLEEDLKLQRVDITVLPSVLKTRNVKLGMPRVKLESNLLINEILKELGINAIFNDCIDFTRLLTAFNITKISQIRHIAAIEINDDGTGASSAKVSFLLTEIEKCTEFDINRPFFYAVTDNERIYFGGHITNTSNFISM; this comes from the exons ATGAGCTTTAGAG CTCACGTCAAACGCAATTTGTCTTCGTCAGCGGCAGCCAGTACGCTCTTTCAATCCGATTTGATCTATGTCACGGCCAAACATGAGCCAACGAGCAATTTCGTTATATCGCCAGTCGCCATACGCTCGCTACTGACCATAATCAGCATCTCCGTCATACGAGAGCCCCATCGCGAACTGCTCGCGGCGATGGGTTTGAAGAGCTCTCATCAGGGCGTACAAGAGTTCAAAGCCTGCCGCAATGCCAATAAGGACGAGTTTGTCTTCACGCAGCACAATGCCATCTATGTGGATAACCGTTTTGAGATCGATATGGCATTCCGCGTTACCTGCTTGGAACAATTTCAAACCCGACCGGAGAATATTAACTTTGAGCAGCTAGAAAGAATCACACATCACGTTAACACCTGGATTAATGAACAGACGGAAGACCAAATCCGTACACGTATTGCAGCTGACACAATGGATGTACTGCAGCATAACTTGCTCATAAGCATTGGCCGTTTTGAGAGCAAATGGCGGAAAGCATTCCCGAAGAAATTTCTAACTAAAAGCGATTTCTGGTTAACGCCAACCGAGAAGGTGGAGGTGCCTATGATGCACGACTACTGCGAATTACCATTCGGTGAGTTGGACGAACTGAAGGCCACGGCACTGGTATTACCTTACCGTAATTTAAATGTGAAGCTCATCATACTCATACCCAAGGAGATCGACGGTTTGCCGAAACTGGAAGAGGACCTGAAGCTGCAACGCGTCGATATCACCGTCTTACCGTCGGTGTTGAAGACGAGAAACGTGAAATTGGGTATGCCCCGTGTCAAACTGGAATCGAATCTACTCATTAATGAGATATTAAAGGAG CTTGGCATAAACGCGATATTCAACGATTGTATCGACTTTACGCGCCTTCTAACGGCCTTTAACATAACGAAGATATCGCAAATAAGGCATATAGCCGCAATTGAAATCAACGACGATGGCACCGGCGCATCGTCCGCAAAAG TGTCCTTTCTATTGACCGAAATCGAAAAGTGCACCGAATTTGACATCAATCGGCCATTTTTCTACGCTGTTACGGACAACGAGCGCATCTACTTTGGCGGCCATATTACGAACACAAGTAATTTCATAAGCATGTAA